The following proteins are co-located in the Thermus thermophilus HB8 genome:
- a CDS encoding PEGA domain-containing protein, whose amino-acid sequence MRKLLLAVLGLGAALAQEINPQGIIVNPVPTDLEVQVWVDKDPAKRGNAVYRIGESIYIYVRVNQDAYVYLFNINADGRIDPILPNPYERDNFLRAGETRRFPPEGARYRYTITGPEGEDRILAVASRRPLSVAEILDVERGEVRVQGWEGLARALSIVIKPVPAKDWVTDVARYYVGRGEAPPPAEATLEVDSSPRGAEVYVDGGREGRTPLSLAVRPGRHEVELRLPGYAPYRATVNARPGERVRVFARLVPEPKKEGVLSVSSSPQGAEVYVDGALRGRTPLALRLPEGRYQVELRLPGYAPYRVEVRVREGERAQVFARLVPLLREGTLVLEARPEGAEVYVDGRLVGRAPLSLSLEAGLHEVRLLAPGYAEYRARVEVRPEETLRLSVELVPLRATLEVYVNVEARVFLDGEEVGRTREGYLRLEVPFGEHELTLVAPGYRTLVQTLQVSGDRVLRFQMVPLGR is encoded by the coding sequence ATGCGGAAGCTGTTGCTGGCGGTCTTGGGGCTTGGGGCCGCGTTGGCCCAGGAGATCAACCCCCAGGGGATCATCGTCAACCCGGTGCCCACGGACCTCGAGGTCCAGGTCTGGGTGGACAAGGATCCGGCCAAGCGGGGGAACGCCGTCTACCGGATCGGCGAGTCCATTTACATCTACGTGCGCGTCAACCAGGACGCCTACGTCTACCTCTTCAACATCAACGCCGACGGCCGCATTGACCCCATCCTGCCCAACCCCTACGAGAGGGACAACTTCCTCCGGGCGGGGGAGACCCGGCGTTTTCCCCCGGAGGGGGCCCGCTACCGCTACACCATCACCGGCCCCGAGGGGGAGGACAGGATCCTGGCGGTGGCGAGCCGCCGCCCCCTCTCCGTGGCGGAGATCCTGGACGTGGAGCGGGGCGAGGTGCGGGTCCAGGGCTGGGAGGGCTTGGCCCGCGCCCTCTCCATCGTCATCAAGCCGGTTCCCGCCAAGGACTGGGTGACGGACGTGGCCCGCTACTACGTGGGGCGGGGGGAGGCCCCGCCGCCCGCGGAGGCCACCCTCGAGGTGGACTCCAGCCCCCGGGGGGCCGAGGTCTACGTGGACGGCGGGCGGGAGGGCAGGACCCCCTTGAGCCTCGCCGTGCGCCCCGGGCGGCACGAGGTGGAGCTCAGGCTTCCCGGGTACGCGCCCTACCGAGCCACGGTGAACGCCCGTCCCGGGGAGCGGGTCCGGGTCTTCGCCCGGCTCGTCCCCGAGCCCAAGAAGGAGGGGGTCTTGTCCGTCTCCTCCAGCCCTCAGGGCGCGGAGGTCTACGTGGACGGGGCGCTCCGGGGGAGGACCCCCCTCGCCCTCCGCCTCCCCGAGGGGCGGTACCAGGTGGAGCTTAGGCTTCCCGGGTACGCCCCCTACCGGGTGGAGGTCCGGGTCCGGGAAGGGGAGCGCGCCCAGGTCTTCGCCCGCCTCGTCCCCCTGCTCCGGGAGGGGACCCTGGTCCTCGAGGCCCGGCCCGAGGGGGCGGAGGTCTACGTGGACGGCCGCCTGGTGGGGCGGGCGCCCTTGAGCCTCTCTTTGGAGGCGGGCCTCCACGAGGTGCGGCTCCTGGCCCCGGGGTACGCGGAGTACCGTGCCCGGGTGGAGGTCCGCCCCGAGGAGACCCTGAGGCTTTCCGTGGAGCTCGTCCCCCTTAGGGCCACCCTCGAGGTCTACGTCAACGTGGAGGCCCGGGTCTTCCTGGACGGGGAGGAGGTGGGCCGCACCCGGGAGGGCTACCTCCGCCTCGAGGTCCCCTTCGGCGAGCACGAGCTCACCCTGGTGGCCCCGGGCTACCGCACCCTGGTCCAGACGCTCCAGGTGAGCGGGGACCGGGTCCTCCGCTTCCAGATGGTGCCCCTGGGGCGCTGA
- a CDS encoding acetyl-CoA carboxylase carboxyltransferase subunit alpha, with product MPLEFEKPILELERRIAELKETAKATGVDLEAEIRLLEERLARLRKETYENLTPWQRVQLARASGRPTTLDVLEKAFQDFIELHGDRAFADDPAIVGGLAYLEGEKVVVVGHQKGRDTKENLQRNFGMPHPEGYRKAMRLMDLADRFGYPFLTFVDTPGAYPGVSAEERGQAWVIAQSIQRMSRLRVPAVTVILGEGGSGGALAIAVANRVLILENAWYSVISPESCAAILWRDAKEAPKAAEALKLTAKDLLQLKVVDAIVPEPEGGAHKDPDRAIRNIKEALLKALEELKGLSPEALYEDRYRRFRSLGAFAEP from the coding sequence ATGCCCCTGGAGTTTGAAAAGCCCATTCTGGAGCTGGAACGGCGCATCGCCGAGCTCAAGGAGACGGCCAAGGCCACGGGGGTGGACCTGGAGGCCGAGATCCGCCTCCTGGAGGAGCGCCTGGCCCGGCTCAGGAAGGAGACCTACGAGAACCTCACCCCCTGGCAGCGGGTCCAGCTGGCCCGGGCCTCCGGGAGGCCCACCACCCTGGACGTCCTGGAGAAGGCCTTCCAGGACTTCATAGAGCTCCACGGGGACCGGGCCTTCGCCGACGACCCCGCCATCGTGGGGGGGCTCGCCTACCTGGAGGGGGAGAAGGTGGTGGTGGTGGGGCACCAGAAGGGCCGGGACACCAAGGAGAACCTCCAGCGCAACTTCGGCATGCCCCACCCCGAGGGGTACCGCAAGGCCATGCGCCTCATGGACCTGGCGGACCGTTTCGGCTACCCCTTTCTCACCTTCGTGGACACCCCCGGGGCCTACCCCGGGGTCTCCGCCGAAGAGCGGGGCCAGGCCTGGGTCATCGCCCAGAGCATTCAGCGGATGAGCCGCCTCCGGGTCCCCGCCGTGACGGTGATCCTGGGGGAGGGGGGAAGCGGGGGGGCCTTGGCCATCGCCGTGGCCAACCGGGTCCTCATCCTGGAGAACGCCTGGTACTCCGTGATCAGCCCGGAGTCCTGCGCCGCCATCCTCTGGCGGGACGCCAAGGAGGCCCCCAAGGCCGCCGAGGCCTTGAAGCTCACGGCGAAGGACCTCCTCCAGCTCAAGGTGGTGGACGCCATCGTCCCCGAACCCGAGGGCGGGGCCCATAAGGACCCCGACCGGGCCATCCGGAACATCAAGGAGGCCCTCCTAAAGGCCCTGGAGGAGCTCAAGGGCCTCTCCCCGGAGGCCCTCTACGAGGACCGCTACCGCCGCTTCCGCTCCCTGGGCGCCTTCGCCGAGCCTTAA
- the accD gene encoding acetyl-CoA carboxylase, carboxyltransferase subunit beta, with protein MALERLFRRKRPSGGNRDVPELWTKCEACGAQIYKKEFQENLHVCPKCGHHHRLPARERVAMLADPGTFQEITRLRPLDPLGFVDTKPYVERLKAYQAETGRPDAILGGTCQIGGVPAVLLVMDYAFAGGSMGSVVGEEIARGAERAAEEGRALVIVAASGGARMQEAALSLMQMAKTVMSLDRVWARRLPYVSVLTDPTTGGVTASFAALADVIFAEPGALIGFAGPRVIRQTIRQELPEGFQRSEFLLKHGMVDRVTDRRRLKEELVRVLRHLHPGVAYAPGV; from the coding sequence ATGGCCCTGGAAAGGCTCTTCCGCAGAAAGCGCCCGAGCGGGGGCAACCGGGACGTCCCCGAGCTTTGGACCAAGTGCGAGGCCTGCGGGGCCCAGATTTACAAGAAAGAGTTCCAGGAAAACCTCCACGTCTGCCCCAAGTGCGGCCACCACCACCGCCTCCCCGCCCGGGAGCGGGTGGCCATGCTGGCCGACCCGGGAACCTTCCAGGAGATCACGAGGCTTAGGCCCTTGGACCCCTTGGGCTTCGTGGACACCAAGCCCTACGTGGAGCGCCTCAAGGCCTACCAGGCGGAGACGGGTAGGCCCGACGCCATCCTGGGGGGCACCTGCCAGATCGGGGGGGTGCCCGCGGTCCTCCTCGTCATGGACTACGCCTTCGCCGGGGGCTCCATGGGGAGCGTGGTGGGGGAGGAGATCGCCCGCGGGGCGGAGAGGGCGGCGGAGGAGGGGAGGGCCCTCGTCATCGTGGCCGCCTCGGGGGGGGCGAGGATGCAGGAGGCCGCCCTCTCCCTGATGCAGATGGCCAAGACGGTGATGAGCCTGGACCGGGTCTGGGCCCGGCGCCTCCCCTACGTCTCCGTCCTCACCGACCCCACCACGGGAGGGGTGACGGCGAGCTTCGCCGCCTTAGCCGACGTGATCTTCGCCGAGCCCGGGGCCCTGATCGGCTTCGCCGGGCCCCGGGTCATCCGCCAGACCATCCGCCAGGAGCTTCCCGAGGGCTTCCAGCGCTCCGAGTTCCTTCTGAAGCACGGCATGGTGGACCGGGTCACGGACCGGCGCCGCCTGAAGGAGGAGCTCGTGCGGGTCCTCCGCCACCTGCACCCGGGAGTAGCCTATGCCCCTGGAGTTTGA
- a CDS encoding bactofilin family protein gives MGRMLGRKERTLTYLGPDTEVLGDMRAKGQVRIDGLVRGSVLVEGELEVGPTGRVEGERVEARSVLIHGEVKAELTAEKVVLSKTARFTGQLKAQALEVEAGAVFVGQSVAGEHKALEAPKEA, from the coding sequence ATGGGGCGGATGCTGGGAAGAAAGGAGCGCACCCTCACCTACCTCGGCCCCGACACCGAGGTCCTGGGCGACATGAGGGCCAAGGGCCAGGTGCGCATTGACGGCCTGGTGCGGGGCTCCGTCCTGGTGGAGGGGGAGCTGGAGGTCGGCCCCACGGGCCGGGTGGAAGGGGAGCGGGTGGAGGCCAGGTCCGTCCTCATCCACGGCGAGGTCAAGGCGGAGCTCACCGCCGAGAAGGTGGTTCTCTCCAAGACGGCCCGCTTCACCGGCCAGCTCAAGGCCCAGGCCCTCGAGGTGGAGGCGGGGGCGGTCTTCGTGGGCCAGAGCGTGGCCGGGGAGCACAAGGCCCTCGAGGCCCCCAAGGAGGCCTGA
- a CDS encoding M23 family metallopeptidase, whose translation MKRRPVRYTLLLARSGGGSRALTFPGWAVGLFLAFLALWTGVNLYLWHRAREVRALEARLHALSQEARRLSLALEAEKAKNGALSQEAERTKKELEALKEAINELRRRAGLSPVNALPVRYQEGGQGGGAMEGWRAVRVEVLDLKNQLAELTPALERTLEVEQSLPAGLPLRGHGEVTSYFGRRKNPFGPGVEFHDGLDFSAPYGAPVYATGSGVVVQAGWMGVYGLAVVVDHARGYRTLYGHLSRLAVRPGQRVARGGLLGYVGSTGRSTGPHLHYGVYRYGTPVDPRAYLDPTWYTR comes from the coding sequence ATGAAAAGGCGGCCTGTCCGGTACACCCTCCTCCTCGCCCGAAGCGGTGGGGGGAGCCGGGCCCTCACCTTTCCCGGCTGGGCCGTGGGCCTCTTCCTGGCCTTCCTCGCCCTCTGGACGGGGGTGAACCTCTACCTCTGGCACCGGGCCCGGGAGGTGCGGGCCCTCGAGGCCAGGCTCCACGCCCTCTCCCAAGAGGCGAGGCGGCTTTCCCTGGCCCTGGAGGCGGAGAAGGCCAAAAACGGGGCCCTCTCCCAGGAGGCGGAGCGCACCAAGAAGGAGCTTGAGGCCCTCAAGGAGGCCATCAACGAGCTTCGCCGCCGCGCCGGGCTTTCCCCCGTGAACGCCCTTCCCGTCCGCTACCAGGAGGGCGGGCAAGGGGGCGGGGCCATGGAGGGGTGGAGGGCGGTGCGGGTGGAGGTTTTGGACCTGAAGAACCAGCTCGCCGAGCTCACCCCCGCCCTGGAGCGGACCCTGGAGGTGGAGCAAAGCCTCCCCGCCGGCCTTCCCCTCCGGGGGCACGGGGAGGTCACCTCCTACTTCGGCCGCCGCAAAAACCCCTTCGGCCCCGGCGTGGAGTTCCACGACGGCCTGGACTTTTCCGCCCCCTACGGGGCCCCCGTCTACGCCACGGGGAGCGGGGTGGTGGTCCAGGCGGGGTGGATGGGGGTCTACGGCCTCGCCGTGGTGGTGGACCACGCCCGGGGCTACCGGACCCTCTACGGCCACCTCTCCCGCCTGGCCGTCCGCCCGGGCCAGCGGGTGGCCCGGGGCGGGCTTCTGGGCTACGTGGGCTCCACGGGCCGGTCCACAGGGCCCCACCTCCACTACGGCGTCTACCGCTACGGGACGCCGGTGGACCCCAGGGCCTACCTGGACCCCACCTGGTACACCCGGTAG
- a CDS encoding thymidine phosphorylase, whose product MNPVAFIREKREGKKHRREDLEAFLLGYLRDEVPDYQVSAWLMAAFLRGLDPEETLWLTETMARSGKVLDLSGLPHPVDKHSSGGVGDKVSLVVGPILAASGCTFAKMSGRGLAHTGGTIDKLESVPGWRGEMTEAEFLERARRVGLVIAAQSPDLAPLDGKLYALRDVTATVESVPLIASSIMSKKLAAGARSIVLDVKVGRGAFMKTLEEARLLAKTMVAIGQGAGRRVRALLTSMEAPLGRAVGNAIEVREAIEALKGEGPGDLLEVALALAEEALRLEGLDPALARKALEGGAALEKFRAFLEAQGGDPRAVEDFSLLPLAEEHPLRAEREGVVREVDAYKVGLAVLALGGGRKRKGEPIDHGVGVYLLKKPGDRVERGEALALVYHRRRGLEEALGHLREAYALGEEAHPAPLVLEAI is encoded by the coding sequence ATGAACCCCGTGGCCTTCATCCGGGAGAAGCGGGAAGGGAAAAAGCACCGCCGGGAGGACCTCGAGGCCTTCCTCCTCGGCTACCTGCGGGACGAGGTTCCGGACTACCAGGTTTCCGCCTGGCTCATGGCGGCCTTTCTGCGGGGGCTGGACCCCGAGGAGACCCTCTGGCTCACCGAGACCATGGCCCGCTCGGGGAAGGTTCTGGACCTTTCCGGCCTTCCCCACCCCGTGGACAAGCACTCCTCGGGGGGCGTGGGGGACAAGGTGAGCCTGGTGGTGGGGCCGATCCTCGCCGCAAGCGGGTGCACCTTCGCCAAGATGTCGGGCCGGGGCCTGGCCCACACCGGGGGAACCATAGACAAGCTGGAGTCGGTGCCGGGCTGGCGAGGGGAGATGACGGAGGCGGAGTTTTTGGAGAGGGCGCGGAGGGTGGGCCTCGTCATCGCCGCCCAAAGCCCGGACCTCGCCCCCCTGGACGGGAAGCTCTACGCCCTCCGCGACGTGACCGCCACGGTGGAGAGCGTGCCCTTGATCGCGAGCTCCATCATGAGCAAGAAGCTCGCCGCCGGGGCGCGGAGCATTGTCTTGGACGTGAAGGTGGGCCGGGGGGCCTTCATGAAGACCCTGGAGGAGGCCCGGCTTTTGGCCAAGACCATGGTGGCCATCGGCCAGGGGGCGGGAAGGCGGGTGAGGGCCCTCCTCACCTCCATGGAGGCCCCCCTGGGGCGGGCGGTGGGGAACGCCATAGAGGTGCGGGAGGCCATAGAGGCCCTCAAAGGGGAGGGCCCCGGGGACCTTCTGGAGGTGGCCCTGGCCCTGGCGGAGGAGGCCTTAAGGCTTGAGGGGCTGGACCCCGCCCTCGCCCGGAAGGCCCTGGAGGGCGGGGCGGCCTTGGAGAAGTTCCGGGCCTTCCTCGAGGCCCAGGGGGGGGACCCCCGGGCGGTGGAGGACTTCTCCCTTTTGCCCCTCGCCGAGGAGCACCCCCTCCGTGCCGAGCGGGAGGGCGTGGTGCGGGAGGTGGACGCCTACAAGGTGGGCCTCGCCGTCCTCGCCCTGGGCGGGGGGCGGAAGCGGAAGGGGGAGCCCATTGACCACGGGGTGGGGGTCTACCTGCTCAAGAAGCCCGGGGACCGGGTGGAGCGGGGGGAGGCCTTGGCCTTGGTCTACCACCGGAGGCGGGGCCTGGAGGAGGCCCTTGGGCACCTGCGCGAGGCCTACGCCCTAGGGGAGGAGGCGCACCCCGCCCCCTTGGTCCTGGAGGCCATCTAG
- a CDS encoding Uma2 family endonuclease — translation MATRYRFGLEEYERLFRGIRDVELLAGEVYRMSPIGPKHAWSVARLNRLFTEALGDRAVVWPQNPIRIPPHSEPQPDLALLRPKSYGEGLPTPEDVLLLVEVAETSLEHDQGLKLSLYAQAGIPEVWVLDLKENRLHVYRTPKAGVYTEHRILLPGEEAEPLAFPGVRIPWS, via the coding sequence ATGGCCACCCGGTACCGGTTCGGGCTGGAGGAGTACGAAAGGCTCTTCCGGGGGATACGGGACGTGGAGCTTTTGGCAGGGGAGGTCTACCGGATGAGCCCCATCGGTCCCAAGCACGCCTGGAGCGTGGCCCGGCTTAACCGCCTCTTCACGGAAGCCCTGGGGGATCGGGCCGTGGTCTGGCCGCAAAACCCCATCCGCATCCCCCCCCACTCCGAACCCCAGCCCGACCTGGCCCTTCTCCGGCCCAAAAGCTATGGGGAGGGGCTTCCCACCCCCGAGGACGTGCTCCTCCTGGTGGAGGTGGCCGAAACGAGCCTGGAGCACGACCAGGGTCTTAAGCTTTCCCTTTACGCCCAGGCGGGCATCCCCGAGGTGTGGGTCCTGGACCTCAAGGAAAACCGCCTCCACGTCTACCGCACCCCCAAGGCCGGGGTGTACACGGAGCACCGCATTCTCCTCCCCGGGGAGGAGGCGGAGCCTTTGGCCTTTCCCGGGGTGCGGATCCCGTGGAGCTAA
- the fba gene encoding class II fructose-1,6-bisphosphate aldolase: MLVTGLEILRKARAEGYGVGAFNTNNMEFTQAILEAAEEMKSPVILALSEGAMKYGGRALTRMVVALAQEARVPVAVHLDHGSSYESVLKALREGFTSVMIDKSHEDFETNVRETKRVVEAAHAVGVTVEAELGRLAGIEEHVAVDEKDALLTNPEEARIFMERTGADYLAVAIGTSHGAYKGKGRPFIDHPRLARIAELVPAPLVLHGASAVPQELVERFRAAGGEIGEASGIHPEDIKKAISLGIAKINTDTDLRLAFTALVRETLGKNPKEFDPRKYLGPAREAVKEVVKSRMELFGSVGRA, from the coding sequence ATGCTGGTAACGGGTCTAGAGATCTTGCGCAAGGCGCGGGCGGAAGGCTACGGGGTCGGGGCCTTCAACACCAACAACATGGAGTTCACCCAGGCCATCCTCGAGGCCGCCGAGGAAATGAAAAGCCCCGTGATCCTCGCCCTCTCCGAGGGGGCGATGAAGTACGGGGGCCGGGCCCTCACCCGCATGGTGGTGGCCCTGGCCCAGGAGGCCCGGGTGCCCGTGGCCGTGCACCTGGACCACGGCTCCAGCTACGAGAGCGTCCTCAAGGCCCTCAGGGAGGGCTTCACCAGCGTCATGATTGACAAGTCCCACGAGGACTTTGAGACGAACGTCCGGGAGACCAAGCGGGTGGTGGAGGCGGCCCACGCCGTGGGGGTCACGGTGGAGGCGGAGCTCGGGCGGCTTGCGGGGATTGAGGAGCACGTGGCCGTGGACGAGAAGGACGCCCTCCTCACCAACCCCGAGGAGGCCCGGATCTTCATGGAGCGCACGGGGGCCGACTACTTGGCGGTGGCCATCGGCACGAGCCACGGGGCCTACAAGGGGAAGGGGAGGCCCTTCATTGACCACCCCCGGCTCGCCCGCATCGCCGAGCTCGTCCCTGCCCCCCTCGTCCTCCACGGGGCGAGCGCCGTGCCCCAAGAGCTCGTGGAGCGCTTCCGGGCCGCAGGGGGCGAGATCGGGGAGGCCTCGGGCATCCACCCCGAGGACATCAAGAAGGCCATCTCCTTGGGCATCGCCAAGATCAACACCGACACCGACCTGCGCCTCGCCTTCACCGCTCTTGTCCGGGAGACCCTGGGGAAAAACCCCAAGGAGTTTGACCCCAGGAAGTACCTGGGCCCCGCCCGGGAGGCGGTGAAGGAGGTGGTGAAAAGCCGCATGGAGCTTTTCGGCTCCGTGGGGCGGGCTTAG
- a CDS encoding type IV pilus twitching motility protein PilT yields MSEAQGQGKQSLVEMLKAMVQARASDIHLQAGAPPTVRIDGKLRPFGNRPLTPKEVEAIARALLTPEQLEELEYRKEMDFAYTIPGVARFRCNLLRQRGSFGLVMRVVSEVIPSFEALGLPREVMESLAAKERGLILVTGPTGSGKSTTLAALIDHINLHYAKNIITIEDPIEFLHKHKKSLVVQREVGLDTDSFYTGLKYALRQDPDVIMVGEMRDRETVEAALMAAQTGHLVLSTLHTLDAWRTINRIIDFFPLHEHRQVRVLLAESLLGILSQRLLPKADGQGRVLALEILIATPYVRELLKDEEKMPQIKEAMMEGSLYGMRTFDQHLVELYTEGLISLEDALSAATSPHEFRLLLTKATGQTY; encoded by the coding sequence ATGAGCGAGGCCCAAGGCCAGGGCAAGCAGAGCCTCGTGGAGATGCTGAAGGCCATGGTCCAGGCCCGGGCCTCGGACATCCACCTGCAGGCCGGGGCCCCGCCCACCGTCCGGATAGACGGCAAGCTCCGCCCCTTCGGCAACCGCCCCCTGACCCCCAAGGAGGTGGAGGCCATCGCCCGGGCCCTCCTCACCCCGGAACAGCTGGAGGAGCTGGAGTACCGCAAGGAGATGGACTTCGCCTACACCATCCCCGGGGTGGCCCGCTTCCGCTGCAACCTCCTGAGGCAACGGGGGAGCTTCGGCCTGGTGATGCGGGTGGTCTCCGAGGTGATCCCGAGCTTTGAGGCCCTGGGCCTCCCCCGGGAGGTGATGGAAAGCCTCGCCGCCAAGGAGCGGGGCCTCATCCTGGTCACGGGGCCCACGGGGAGCGGCAAGAGCACCACCCTGGCGGCCCTCATTGACCACATCAACCTTCACTACGCCAAGAACATCATCACCATTGAGGACCCCATTGAGTTCCTGCACAAGCACAAGAAGAGCCTCGTGGTCCAGCGGGAGGTGGGGCTGGACACGGACAGCTTCTACACCGGCCTCAAGTACGCCCTCCGCCAGGACCCCGACGTGATCATGGTGGGGGAGATGCGGGACCGGGAGACGGTGGAGGCCGCCCTCATGGCGGCGCAGACGGGCCACCTGGTCCTCTCCACCCTCCACACCCTGGACGCCTGGCGGACCATCAACCGGATCATTGACTTCTTTCCCCTGCACGAGCACCGACAGGTGCGCGTCCTCCTCGCCGAGTCCCTCCTCGGCATCCTCTCCCAGCGCCTCCTCCCCAAGGCCGACGGCCAGGGCCGGGTCCTCGCCCTGGAGATCCTCATCGCTACCCCCTACGTGCGGGAGCTTCTCAAGGACGAGGAGAAGATGCCCCAGATCAAGGAGGCCATGATGGAGGGGTCCCTCTACGGGATGCGCACCTTTGACCAGCACCTGGTGGAGCTCTACACCGAGGGGCTCATCTCCCTGGAGGACGCCCTCTCCGCCGCCACCAGCCCCCACGAGTTCCGGCTCCTCCTCACCAAGGCCACGGGGCAGACCTACTGA
- the panC gene encoding pantoate--beta-alanine ligase, producing MRTVSTVAELRAALPREGVGFVPTMGYLHRGHLALVERARRENPFVVVSVFVNPLQFGPGEDYHRYPRDLERDRALLQEAGVDLLFAPGVEEMYPEGFATRVQVEGPLTALWEGAVRPGHFQGVATVVARLFLLVQPQRAYFGEKDYQQLLVVRRMVRDLGFPVEVVGVPTVREEDGLALSSRNVYLSPETRKKAPVLYRALLAMREVAGQGGSVAEALRAGEEALRAVPEFRKDYLAIVHPETLLPLSDWVAGARGIVAGRFPEARLIDNLEVYP from the coding sequence GTGAGAACCGTGAGCACCGTGGCCGAGCTGCGGGCGGCCCTGCCCCGGGAGGGCGTGGGCTTCGTCCCCACCATGGGCTACCTCCACCGGGGGCACCTCGCCCTGGTGGAACGGGCCCGGCGGGAGAACCCCTTCGTGGTGGTCTCCGTCTTCGTCAACCCCCTCCAGTTCGGCCCCGGGGAGGACTACCACCGCTACCCCCGGGACCTGGAGCGGGACCGGGCCCTTTTGCAGGAGGCGGGGGTGGACCTCCTCTTCGCCCCCGGCGTGGAGGAGATGTACCCCGAGGGCTTCGCCACCCGGGTCCAGGTGGAGGGTCCCCTCACCGCCCTTTGGGAGGGGGCGGTGCGCCCCGGCCACTTCCAGGGGGTGGCCACGGTGGTGGCGCGGCTTTTCCTTTTGGTCCAGCCCCAGAGGGCCTACTTCGGGGAGAAGGACTACCAGCAGCTCCTCGTGGTGCGGCGGATGGTCCGGGACCTGGGCTTCCCCGTGGAGGTGGTGGGGGTGCCCACGGTGCGGGAGGAGGACGGCCTCGCCCTTTCCAGCCGCAACGTCTACCTCTCCCCCGAGACCCGCAAGAAGGCCCCCGTGCTCTACCGGGCCCTCCTGGCCATGCGGGAGGTGGCGGGGCAGGGGGGAAGCGTGGCCGAGGCGCTCCGGGCGGGAGAGGAGGCTTTGCGGGCGGTGCCCGAGTTCCGCAAGGACTACCTCGCCATCGTCCACCCCGAGACCCTCCTGCCCCTCTCCGACTGGGTCGCGGGGGCCAGGGGGATCGTGGCCGGGAGGTTCCCCGAGGCGCGGCTTATAGACAACCTGGAGGTCTACCCATGA
- the rsfS gene encoding ribosome silencing factor — protein sequence MVKAKEAVALIERIKELLAEKKAENVVALDLRRVSETLDYFVVASATSTPHLQALERHLLEKLEEEDLRPRPTAGQSPRWVVLDYGEVVVHLMTPEAREYYDLEGFWADAERL from the coding sequence ATGGTCAAGGCCAAGGAGGCGGTAGCGCTGATCGAGCGGATCAAGGAGCTCCTCGCGGAAAAGAAGGCGGAAAACGTGGTGGCCCTGGACCTGCGCCGGGTCTCGGAGACCCTGGACTACTTCGTGGTCGCCAGCGCCACCAGCACCCCCCACTTGCAGGCCCTGGAGCGGCACCTCCTGGAAAAGCTGGAGGAGGAGGACCTCCGCCCCCGGCCCACCGCGGGCCAGAGCCCCCGTTGGGTGGTCCTGGACTACGGGGAGGTGGTGGTCCACCTCATGACCCCCGAGGCCCGGGAGTACTACGACCTCGAGGGCTTCTGGGCCGACGCCGAGCGGCTTTAA
- a CDS encoding LCP family protein, with the protein MRPRLSFLLLALALFALGGVLSWPRPAALPTSAPKRTGPVPEMGVVVAARDIDYCAPRTPCGPGSRTDTIFYVRVRGGEAVGVAIPRDLYSPLVGGRINAAYGRGGPELLKRAVEEATGLVAERHLIFTLEGVARVVDAVGGVEVYLDRPMRYVDRAANLYIDFPAGRLHLSGEEAVKYMRFRHDALGDYARLDRIKAVAIQVARKAQDPRVWPALAAALREVWRELDTDLSLEEVLDYLPYARDFQVALATLPTREGAGTYLYVDEARRGELLAALFGGPPLAPPPGLPVRLRGDAGLIAWGRAFLEREGVEVRTEEAEVARSAVYASDPAVGRYYAGLFHLPVIAPHRPLAEVVVELGPDLLH; encoded by the coding sequence ATGCGTCCCCGCCTCTCCTTCCTCCTCCTCGCCTTGGCCCTTTTCGCCCTTGGGGGGGTCCTCTCCTGGCCGAGGCCCGCCGCCCTTCCCACCTCCGCCCCCAAGCGGACGGGCCCGGTGCCGGAGATGGGGGTGGTGGTGGCCGCCCGGGACATTGACTACTGCGCCCCCCGCACCCCTTGCGGCCCGGGAAGCCGGACGGACACCATCTTCTACGTCCGCGTCCGCGGGGGGGAGGCCGTGGGCGTGGCCATCCCCCGGGACCTCTACAGCCCCCTTGTGGGCGGGAGGATCAACGCCGCCTACGGCCGGGGAGGCCCTGAGCTCTTGAAGCGGGCGGTGGAGGAGGCCACGGGCCTCGTGGCGGAGCGGCACCTCATCTTCACCCTGGAGGGGGTGGCCCGCGTGGTGGACGCCGTGGGGGGGGTGGAGGTGTACCTGGACCGCCCCATGCGCTACGTGGACCGGGCGGCGAACCTCTACATTGACTTCCCCGCCGGCAGGCTCCACCTCTCCGGGGAAGAGGCGGTGAAGTACATGCGCTTCCGCCACGACGCCCTGGGGGACTACGCCCGCCTGGACCGGATCAAGGCCGTGGCCATCCAGGTGGCCCGAAAGGCCCAGGACCCCCGGGTCTGGCCCGCCCTGGCGGCCGCCCTGCGGGAGGTGTGGCGCGAGCTGGACACCGACCTCAGCCTGGAGGAGGTTCTGGACTACCTCCCCTACGCCCGGGATTTCCAGGTGGCCCTGGCCACCCTGCCCACGCGGGAGGGGGCGGGCACCTACCTCTACGTGGACGAGGCGCGCAGGGGGGAGCTTCTTGCCGCCCTTTTCGGGGGGCCGCCCCTCGCCCCGCCCCCCGGCCTCCCGGTGCGCCTGCGGGGGGACGCCGGGCTCATCGCCTGGGGCCGGGCCTTCCTGGAGCGGGAGGGGGTGGAGGTGCGGACGGAGGAGGCCGAGGTGGCCCGGAGCGCCGTTTACGCCAGCGACCCGGCGGTGGGCCGCTACTACGCGGGCCTGTTCCACCTTCCCGTCATCGCCCCCCACCGGCCCTTGGCCGAGGTGGTGGTGGAGCTCGGGCCGGACCTGCTACACTAA